In Crassostrea angulata isolate pt1a10 chromosome 4, ASM2561291v2, whole genome shotgun sequence, one genomic interval encodes:
- the LOC128179822 gene encoding uncharacterized protein LOC128179822 isoform X8: MQEEMSLSKYKSNRGTTHFARIARAILGPCMDVLREVLAKEISPPDLEKKVKDYISQNRKPPISEKQKQLVYSKKYSDFDITLLYFLFRNICSISQHENKWGKDPKPTDKGVSANIERVRILRNEWYGHATDFFLSDSDFEQRWNHISQIVKDLEGNLGTSTKYQDILILLKTCFMDPESIELYIDTLLTDITNLKEGFGELQTDVTDIKEGFGELQTDVTDIKESFGEFQTDVTSLKEDVEEIKKTNEKYSTQVLSLGSPCNLNASTGKQSTVTFPAESQMEKSIFDQWEQDESCFISTNACEEVEKIIKSRNLVIVGGHSGSGKSAIIQHIALKYRKQGWTVRRVTEVKEIVNEYSSSRFQKNKTICVFNDPLGKESFDEILNNSWQRYEEEITTYLKTAKLFMSCRNYIISESRITRYLVQHSDIVDINNDQHKLSKQEKIQILNIYMSSLNLSKEECNRIVKTERYFPLLCKLYSKKKEYLGNIFKFFEEPVTVLEGEISYFKNKNKEKYLALVLLVLFNNKICIGNLLENKEYTEEFKHGLNLCGFNSMAPFEVGNNLDSLNEYLVKKVGDTYHFYHDFVMEVTTHVFGTDYPTETIKYADIGFLRRRVKLGNFDKHDDSFTIYLSDRYIEKLGERLYTELFGERVVDVVLNPCLKNEKVIEVLQKKIAGHPENHYMLLETKKLTIDKQKLDLTSKTVLMNKLEFLELENEVSPLFVLIVFCHTQLSLYCLNFLEQKHTDNSCFSAVCCNGSTELFNYVCKDHAEESFNKTWGDLCHIHIASLFHNYDLLYKLIKEGVHVNKKIDNFGGWTPLMLAAGNDIRENDNYNHRETGAERRDKTVQLLLSNGADINLCDEDGTSPLYIACQNGHDSTVQLLLSNGADINLCDEDGASPLYLACQNGHDSTVQLLLSNGADINLCNINGASPLFIACQNGHNSTVQLLLSNGADINLCLKDGASPLHIACFDGYNRTVQLLLSNGADINLCKKDGASPLYIACQNGHDSTVQLLLSNGADINLCEEDGASPLHIACENGHNRTVQLLLSNGADINLCDEDGASPLYLACQNGHDSTVQLLLSNGADINLCEEDGASPLHKACENGHNRTVQLLLSNGADINLCDEDGTSPLYIACQNGHDSTVQLLLSNGADINLCDEDGASPLYLACQNGHDSTVQLLLSNGADINLCNINGASPLFIACQNGHNSTVQLLLSNGADINLCLKDGASPLHIACFDGYNRTVQLLLSNGADINLCKKDGASPLHIACQNGHDSTVQLLLSNGADINLCEEDGASPLHIACENGHNRTVQLLLSNGADINLCDEDGASPLYLACQNGHDSTVQLLLSNGADINLCLEDGTSPLYRACENGHDSTVQLLLSNGADINLCLKDGASPLYLACQNGHDSTVQLLLSNGADINLCNINGASPLFIACQNGHNSTVQLLLSNGADINLCLKDGASPLHIACFDGYNRTVQLLLSNGADINLCLKDGASPLHIACFDGCNRTVQLLLSNGADINLCDEGGASPLYIACQNGHDSTVQLLLSNGADINLCDEDGASPLYLACQNGHDSTVQLLLSNGADINLCNINGASPLFIACQNGHNSTVQLLLSNGADINLCLKDGASPLNIACFDGYNRTVQLLLSNGADINLCKKDGASPLYIACQNGHDSTVQLLLSNGADINLRNKNGASSLLLACQNGHNSTVQLLLSNGADIYLCDKDGASPLFIACENGHNSTVQLLLSNGADINLCLEDGTSPLFIACENGHNSTVQLLLSNGADINLCLEDGTSPLSIACQNGHDSTVQLLLSNGADINLCDKDGASPLYVACRNRHNSTVQLLLSNGADINLCLEDGASPLFIACQNGHNSTVQLLLSNGADINLCDKVVASPLFKACENGHNSTVQLLLSNGADINLCLEDGTSPLYIACENGRDSTVQLLLNNGTDINLCIEDGTSPLSVACFYGHDSTVQLLLSNGADINLRNKNGATPLYIACQNGHNSTVHHLLSNGADINLCTKDRVSPLIYAFVNRHYETVNILLINGADSSLACGWEVNPALVDCYDKQDCTVVFLLQKGNISNNLYDPDSYFSLFVSCQVERVTRTQYFKNESK; encoded by the exons ATGCAAGAGGAGAtgtctttatcaaaatataaatcgAATAGAGGGACTACACATTTTGCTCGAATTGCCCGGGCAATATTAGGTCCCTGCATGGATGTACTGCGCGAAGTTCTCGCAAAAGAGATATCTCCACCTGACTTGGAAAAGAAAGTTAAAGATTACATAAGTCAAAACAGAAAACCTCCtatcagtgaaaaacaaaaacagcttGTTTACAGCAAAAAATACTCTGACTTTGACATTACGTTACTCTATTTCCTCTTTCGTAACATTTGTTCAATTTCTCAACACGAAAACAAATGGGGGAAAGATCCAAAACCAACTGATAAAGGTGTATCAGCAAACATAGAACGAGTTCGTATTTTAAGAAACGAATGGTATGGACATGCTACGGACTTTTTTCTATCGGACTCAGATTTTGAACAAAGATGGAATCATATTTCTCAAATTGTAAAAGATCTGGAAGGTAATCTTGGGACTTCAACCAAGTACCAGGACATCctgattttgttaaaaacttgTTTTATGGACCCTGAATCGATAGAGCTCTACATAGATACATTGTTGACTGATATTACAAATCTGAAAG AGGGTTTTGGAGAGTTACAGACTGATGTTACAGACATAAAAG AGGGCTTTGGAGAGTTACAGACTGATGTTACAGACATAAAAG AGAGTTTTGGAGAGTTTCAAACTGATGTTACAAGTCTGAAAG AGGATGTAGAAGAGATAAAAAAGACAAACGAAAAATATAGTACTCAAG TTCTATCACTtggaagtccgtgcaacctgaatgcctcgaccGGAAAGCAATCAACAGTAACTTTCCCggccg AATCACAGATGGAAAAGTCCATTTTTGACCAATGGGAGCAGGACGaatcttgttttatttcaacaaatgCTTGTGAAGAAgtagaaaaaataatcaaaagcaGGAACCTGGTTATAGTGGGTGGTCACTCAGGATCCGGAAAGTCAGCCATTATTCAACACATCGCACTCAAATACAGAAAGCAGGGCTGGACCGTAAGACGAGTAACGGAGGTAAAAGAAATTGTGAATGAATATTCTTCAAGTCGATTTCAAAAGAATAAAACCATTTGTGTTTTTAATGATCCACTGGGAAAAGAATCCTTTGATGAAATATTGAACAATTCATGGCAAAGATATGAGGAAGAAATAACAACTTACTTAAAGACAGCAAAACTTTTTATGTCATGCAGGAATTACATTATTTCTGAGAGTAGGATAACACGCTATCTCGTTCAGCATTCAGATATCGTAGATATCAATAATGACCAACATAAACTTTCcaaacaagaaaaaatccaaattttgaACATATATATGTCCAGTCTGAATTTATCAAAAGAAGAATGCAATCGTATTGTTAAAACTGAAAGGTATTTTCCGTTACTGTGTAAATTATattcgaaaaaaaaagaatatctaggaaacatattcaaatttttcgaaGAACCTGTTACAGTTTTAGAAGGAGAAATatcttatttcaaaaacaaaaacaaagaaaaatacttaGCTTTAGTTCTTCTTGTTCTTTTTAATAATAAGATTTGCATTGGTAATCTCTTAGAAAACAAAGAATACACCGAAGAGTTTAAACATGGGTTAAACCTCTGCGGATTTAATAGTATGGCACCTTTTGAAGTAGGCAACAATCTTGACTCCCTGAACGAATATTTGGTCAAGAAAGTAGGCGACACGTACCATTTTTATCATGACTTTGTAATGGAAGTTACTACGCATGTGTTTGGAACAGATTATCCCACTGAAACAATAAAATACGCCGATATTGGCTTCCTCAGAAGAAGAGTAAAATTGGGAAATTTTGACAAACACGACGACTCGTTCACTATTTATCTAAGTGACAGATACATTGAGAAACTTGGAGAAAGGCTTTATACTGAACTGTTTGGAGAACGCGTGGTAGATGTCGTACTCAACCCTTGTCtaaagaatgaaaaagtaaTCGAAGTACTGCAAAAAAAGATAGCGGGTCATCCCGAAAATCACTATATGCTACTTGAAACAAAGAAACTtacaattgataaacaaaaactTGATTTGACTTCTAAAACAGTACtaatgaataaacttgaatttcTGGAATTAGAAAATGAAGTATCGCCATTGTTTGTTTTGATTGTATTTTGTCATACACAACTTTCGCTGTATTGCTTGAATTTTCTTGAGCAAAAGCATACCGACAACAGCTGTTTTTCTGCAGTGTGTTGCAATGGTTCAACAGAATTGTTTAATTATGTTTGTAAAGACCACGCAGAAGAATCTTTTAATAAGACATGGGGAGATTTATGCCATATTCACATTGCATCCTTGTTCCACAATTATGACCTACTTTATAAGCTCATTAAGGAAGGTGTACATGTCAATAAAAAGATTGACAATTTCGGTGGTTGGACGCCCCTTATGTTAGCAGCTGGTAACGATATCCGAGAAAACGATAACTATAACCATAGGGAAACAGGTGCAGAACGAAGGGATAaaactgtacaacttttactgagtaatggagcagacattaatttatgtgacgaggacggaaccagtcctctctatatagcttgtcaaaacggacatgatagcactgtacaacttttactgagtaatggagcagacattaatttatgtgacgaggacggagccagtcctctctatttagcttgtcaaaacggacatgatagcactgtacaacttttactgagtaatggagcagacattaatttatgcaacataaacggagccagtcctctctttatagcttgtcaaaacggacataatagcactgtacaacttttactgagtaatggagcagacattaatttatgtctaaaggacggagccagtcctctccatATAGCTTGTTTTGATGGATATAAtcgcactgtacaacttttactgagtaatggagcagacataaATTTATGTAAGAaggacggagccagtcctctctatatagcttgtcaaaacggacatgatagcactgtacaacttttactgagtaatggagcagacattaatttatgtgaggaggacggagccagtcctctccatATAGCTTGTGAAAACGGACACAAtcgcactgtacaacttttactgagtaatggagcagacattaatttatgtgacgaggacggagccagtcctctctatttagcttgtcaaaacggacatgatagcactgtacaacttttactgagtaatggagcagacattaatttatgtgaggaggacggagccagtcctctccatAAAGCTTGTGAAAACGGACATAAtcgcactgtacaacttttactgagtaatggagcagacattaatttatgtgacgaggacggaaccagtcctctctatatagcttgtcaaaacggacatgatagcactgtacaacttttactgagtaatggagcagacattaatttatgtgacgaggacggagccagtcctctctatttagcttgtcaaaacggacatgatagcactgtacaacttttactgagtaatggagcagacattaatttatgcaacataaacggagccagtcctctctttatagcttgtcaaaacggacataatagcactgtacaacttttactgagtaatggagcagacattaatttatgtctaaaggacggagccagtcctctccatATAGCTTGTTTTGATGGATATAAtcgcactgtacaacttttactgagtaatggagcagacattaatttatgtaagaaggacggagccagtcctctccatatagcttgtcaaaacggacatgatagcactgtacaacttttactgagtaatggagcagacattaatttatgtgaggaggacggagccagtcctctccatATAGCTTGTGAAAACGGACACAAtcgcactgtacaacttttactgagtaatggagcagacattaatttatgtgacgaggacggagccagtcctctctatttagcttgtcaaaacggacatgatagcactgtacaacttttactgagtaatggagcagacattaatttatgtctagaggacggaaccagtcctctctatagagcttgtgaaaacggacatgatagcactgtacaacttttactgagtaatggagcagacattaatttatgtctaaaggacggagccagtcctctctatttagcttgtcaaaacggacatgatagcactgtacaacttttactgagtaatggagcagacattaatttatgcaacataaacggagccagtcctctctttatagcttgtcaaaacggacataatagcactgtacaacttttactgagtaatggagcagacattaatttatgtctaaaagacggagccagtcctctccatATAGCTTGTTTTGATGGATATAAtcgcactgtacaacttttactgagtaatggagcagacattaatttatgtctaaaggacggagccagtcctctccatATAGCTTGTTTTGATGGATGTAAtcgcactgtacaacttttactgagtaatggagcagacattaatttatgtgacgagggcggagccagtcctctctatatagcttgtcaaaacggacatgatagcactgtacaacttttactgagtaatggagcagacattaatttatgtgacgaggacggagccagtcctctctatttagcttgtcaaaacggacatgatagcactgtacaacttttactgagtaatggagcagacattaatttatgcaacataaacggagccagtcctctctttatagcttgtcaaaacggacataatagcactgtacaacttttactgagtaatggagcagacattaatttatgtctaaaggacggagccagtcctctcaaTATAGCTTGTTTTGATGGATATAAtcgcactgtacaacttttactgagtaatggagcagacattaatttatgtaagaaggacggagccagtcctctctatatagcttgtcaaaacggacatgatagcactgtacaacttttactgagtaatggagcagacattaatttgcGCAACAAAAACGGAGCCAGTTCTCTCCTtttagcttgtcaaaacggacataatagcactgtacaacttttactgagtaatggagcagacatttaTTTATGTGACAaggacggagccagtcctctctttatagcttgtgaaaacggacataatagcactgtacaacttttactgagtaatggagcagacattaatttatgtctagaggacggaaccagtcctctctttatagcttgtgaaaacggacataatagcactgtacaacttttactgagtaatggagcagacattaatttatgtctagaggacggaaccagtcctctctctatagcttgtcaaaacggacatgatagcactgtacaacttttactgagtaatggagcagacattaatttatgtgacaaggacggagccagtcctctctatgtAGCTTGTCGAAACAGACataatagcactgtacaacttttactgagtaatggagcagacattaatttatgtctagaggacggagccagtcctctctttatagcttgtcaaaacggacataatagcactgtacaacttttactgagtaatggagcagacattaatttatgtgacaAGGTCGTAGCCAGTCCTCTCTTTAAAGCTTGTGAAAACGGACataatagcactgtacaacttttactgagtaatggagcagacattaatttatgtctagaggacggaaccagtcctctctatatagcttgtgaaaacggacgtgatagcactgtacaacttttactgaataATGGcacagacattaatttatgtatagAGGACGGAACCAGTCCTCTTTCTGTAGCTTGTTTttacggacatgatagcactgtacaacttttactgagtaatggagcagacattaatttgcGCAACAAAAACGGAGCCactcctctctatatagcttgtcaaaacggacataaTAGCACTGTACATcatttactgagtaatggagcagacattaatctATGTACGAAAGACAGAGTCAGCCCTCTTATTTATGCTTTTGTGAATAGACATTACGAAACTGTTAATATTTTACTCATCAACGGTGCAGACTCTAGCCTGGCTTGTGGATGGGAAGTCAATCCCGCCTTGGTTGATTGCTATGATAAACAAGACTGCACAGTTGTATTTTTACTACAAAAAGGCAACATTTCAAATAACTTGTATGACCCGGATTCGTATTTTTCTCTGTTTGTATCATGTCAGGTAGAAAGAGTGACAAGAACACAATATTTTAAGAACGAGTCTAAATAA